The DNA segment TGCAGTTGTATTTCCCGCGCAGTCTGCGCCCGATCCTCGACGAATCGCCGAACCTGCAACGCCAGCAGAGCGGCGGCAACGAGACGATTCTGGTGGTCGAGGACAACGATGCCGTGCGCACCTCGGTGGTCGAGTTGTTGCGCGAGGAAGGTTATCGCGTGGTCACGGCCGGCAATGGCGATGTGGCGATGCAGACACTGCTTGAAGGCACTGAAGTCGATCTGATTTTCACTGATGTGGTCATGCCGGGATTGATCAAGAGCTCGGATTTGTTCGCTTGGGCCAAGGTGCAGACGCCGCCGGTGGCGGTGCTGTTCACCTCCGGACATACCCGCGACATCATTTCGCGCAATCACCAGCTCAGCCCCGACACCCATCTGCTCGGCAAACCCTACAGTCCGCAAGCCCTGCTGCAGACGATTCGCTCGGTACTCAGCAGTTGAGCGCTGAACACCCCCTCACCAAGGCAGGCCGATGACTTCCAAACGCAGCTCCAAAGCGCCCGCCGGCATGGTCCGCGTTCGCGGCGCCCGCGAACACAACCTGAAAAACGTCGATGTCGACATTCCGCGCGACGCCTTGGTGGTGTTCACCGGGGTGTCCGGTTCGGGCAAATCATCGCTGGCGTTTTCGACGCTGTACGCTGAGGCGCAGCGGCGCTATTTCGAATCGGTGGCGCCTTATGCTCGGCGTCTGATCGATCAGGTCGGCGTGCCGGATGTCGACTCCATCGAAGGCCTGCCGCCCGCCGTCGCTTTGCAGCAACAGCGCGGCACGCCGAGTACGCGTTCTTCGGTAGGCAGCGTGACCACGTTGTCGAGCCTGATCCGCATGCTCTATTCGCGCGCCGGCAGTTATCCGCCGGGGCAACCGATGTTGTACGCCGAGGATTTTTCGCCGAATACCCCGCAGGGCGCCTGCCCGGAGTGTCATGGGTTGGGGCGGGTTTATGAAGTCACCGAGGCGCTGATGGTGCCGGATCCGAACCTGACCATCCGCCAGCGCGCCGTGGCGTCCTGGCCTCTGGCGTGGCAGGGACAGAACCTGCGCGACATCCTCGTAACCATGGGTATCGATGTCGACATTCCATGGAAAAAACTGCCGAAAAAGCAGCGCGACTGGATTCTGTTCACCGAAGAAACCCCGACGGTTCCGGTGTACGCCGGGCTGACCCCGAAAGAAACCCGCGTCGCCCTCAAACGCAAGATGGAACCGAGTTACCAAGGCACGTTTACCGGCGCCCGTCGCTACATCCTGCACACCTTTACCCACTCGCAAAGTGCGCTGATGAAAAAGCGCGTTTCGCAGTTCATGCTCGGCAGCCCGTGCCCGTTGTGTGAAGGCAAACGCCTGAAGCGTGAGGCGTTGTCGGTGACGTTTGCCGGGCATGACATCGGTGCGTTGTCGCAGATGCCGTTGCTGCAACTGGCAGAGGTGTTGCGCCCGGTCGCGGCGGCGGATTATCTCGAGCAGGCTGAAGAAAGCAGTGACACCCTCAGTCATGCGCAAACCCGCGAGGCCCGCCAGCAGCGCGTGGCCCACGGCGCCAGCGGTCATGCCAGCGCGCCGGATGTGCGGCACACGCCGAACCTGTCGCTGGAGAAGCGCATTGCCGCGCAGCGCATCGCCGAGGATTTGCTGGAGCGAGTCAGCACCCTGACCGATCTGGGCCTTGGTTATCTGGCGCTGGAGCGCAGCACGCCGACGCTGTCTTCCGGAGAGTTGCAGCGCTTGCGCCTGGCGACGCAATTGGGCTCGCAGCTGTTCGGGGTGATTTACGTGCTCGACGAGCCCTCCGCCGGCCTGCATCCGGCCGATGGCGAGGCGCTGTTCGAGGCCTTGCAGCGTCTGAAGGCGGATGGCAACACGCTGTTCGTGGTCGAGCATGATGTTGAAACCATGCGCCGCGCCGACTGGCTGATCGACGTCGGCCCGGCTGCGGGCGAGAAGGGCGGTCAGGTGTTGTACAGCGGCCCGCCGGCCGGTCTGGCCGAGGTCGAGTTGTCGCAGACCCGGCCCTATCTGTTCGGCGAAGCGCAGCGTCCACCACGCGCCGCACGCAAACCCTCGGCGTGGCTGAAACTTGAGGGCATCACCCGCAACAATCTGAACAATCTCAGTGCCGAATTTCCGTTGGGCTGTTTTACCTCGGTGACCGGCGTTTCCGGCTCCGGCAAGTCGAGTCTGGTCAGTCAGGCCTTGCTCGAACTGGTCGGTGCGCAACTGGGGCGGCCGACGGTGGAGGCCGAGCCGGAAGAACTCAGCCTCGAAGACGATGCACCGCAGATCAGCGGCGGCCAGGTCACAGCGGGGCTGGAATCGATCAAGCGTCTGGTGCAAGTCGATCAGAGGCCGATTGGTCGCACGCCACGCTCCAATCTGGCGACCTATACCGGGCTGTTCGATAACGTACGCAAATTGTTTGCCGCCACCGATGCGGCGCGCACCGAGGGTTACGACGCCGGGCAGTTTTCTTTCAACGTCGCCAAGGGCCGCTGCGCCACTTGCGAAGGTGAGGGGTTTGTCAGTGTCGAGTTGCTGTTCATGCCCAGCGTTTACGCGCCGTGCCCGACCTGTCATGGCGCGCGCTATAACCCGCAGACCCTGGCGATTGTCTGGCAAGGCTTGAGCATCGCTCAGGTGTTGCAATTGACCGTCGATGAGGCAGTCACGGTGTTTGCCGAGCAACCGGCAATTCGCCGCTCGCTGGAAGTGCTGCGCGATATCGGCCTCGGTTACCTGCGCCTCGGCCAGCCGGCCACCGAATTGTCCGGCGGTGAAGCGCAGCGCATCAAACTCGCCACCGAATTGCAGCGCAACCAGCGCGGCGCGACCTTGTATGTGCTCGACGAACCGACCACCGGATTGCACCCGCGCGATGTCGACAGGCTGCTGGAGCAACTGGATACGCTGGTGACGGCAGGGCACACGGTGATCGTCGTCGAGCATGAAATGCGCGTGGTCGCGCAGAGTGACTGGGTGATCGACATCGGCCCGGGCGCCGGGGATCAGGGCGGCAGAATCGTCGCCGCCGGCACACCGCAAAAAGTTGCCGTCAGCAAGAAAAGCAAAACGGCGGCGTTTCTCGCACGTGCCCTGATCGGGTAACTGGCGCCATTGCTGGCAGTTCCCTGCGCCACCGCGCAGACGACGTATCCCCTGTAGGAGTGAGCCTGCTCGCGATAGCGGTGTGTCAGGTACAAATGATTTGACTGATCAGCCGCGATCGCGAGCAGGCTCACTCCTGCACAGGATTGCGGCCTGTCCGGTATCTGTGTGGGAGCTGGCTTGCCAGCGATGGCATCAGCTCAGGCCCCCATCCAGCGTGCGGCGAACCTTGTCGAGCAGTTCGTTGATCTGGAACGGTTTGACCAGCATGTCCATGCCCGTGCCAAGGAACACCTGGCGGTTGAGCGCGGTTTCGGCGTAGCCGGTCATGAACAGGATCGGTAAGCCTTCGCGCCAGCCGCGGGCGACATCGGCCAGTTCCCGCCCGCTCATGCGCGGCAGGCCGACGTCGGTCAGTAGCAATTGAATTGACGGATCATTCTGCAAACGCTCCAGCGCCGATTCGACATCGACCGCCTGAGTGCAACGATAACCGGCATCTTCCAGCACTTCGGTGACGAACAACCGCACCGTGGCCATGTCTTCGACGATCAGCACGTGCTCGCCGCTGCCTGTGGCGTCGGGCAAGGGCGCCGGTGTGTCGGCCCCGGTCGGGTCGTTGGTGCCGGGGAGCATGATGGTCACTTCAGTGCCACGCCGGGCAACGCTGCGAATGTGCGCGTCACCGCCAGACTGGCGGGCGAAACCGTAAATCGTCGACAGGCCCAGCCCGGTGCCCTGACCCAGCGGTTTGGTGGTGAAGAACGGTTCGAACACTTTGTCGATCACGTTGTGTTCGATGCCAGTGCCATCGTCACGCACCGACAGGGCCACGTACGCGCCATCGGCCAGATTCGGATCGCCATGGGAATAGGCGGCGTACGTATTCACCCAGATATTGCCGCCCGAGGGCAGGGCATCGCGGGCGTTGATCACCAGGTTCAGCACTGCGCTTTCCAGCTGCACCGGGTCGACCAGGGCAATCGCCGGTTTATTGGTCAGTTCCAGCTTGAGGGTGATGCGCTCGCCGATGGTGCGCACCAGCAGTTCCTCCAGCGAGCGAACGTGCTCGTTGATGTCCACCGGCCTTGTGTCGAGTGGTTGCTGGCGGGCAAATGCGAGCAGGCGATGGGTCAGCGATGCTGCGCTCATCGCCGAGTTCAATGCCGCTTCGGTATAGAACTGCACTTTGTCCAGACGCTCATCGGCGATGCGCTTCTGAATCAGTTCAAGGCTGGTGATGATCCCGGTCAGCAGGTTGTTGAAATCGTGAGCAATGCCGCCGGTGAGCTTGCCCAGCGCATCCATTTTCTGCACTTGCAGCAATTGTGCTTCGGCGCGCACGCGCTCGGCGACTTCCTTGGCCAGTTGCGTGGTGGTGTCGTCCAGTTGCGCCAGGTGCGAGCGCTCACGGTGGCGGTGTTCGGTGACATCCTCGACGAACACCAGGCTCAGTTCTGGCCTGCGATAGGGCGAGATCTGCCACTGCGTTTCGCAAATCTCACCCTGCACGCGCATGTTCAGCGTGCCTTTCCAGCGCTCGCCGTCCACCAGGCGCATACGCAATTCGTCAAGAATCGCCGATTGATCCTCGGCGAAGCATTCCTGCAGGGCCAGCGGGTTACGGTTGTCGACGATCAGTTGGGCGAACGCATGGTTGCACTCATGCACTTCAAGGCTGGCATCGAGCACCGCAATCGGCGCCGAGACGTTGGCGAAGATTTCGCGAAAGCGCGCTTCGCTTTCGCGCAAGGCGTTTTCCGTGTCGCGTACCCGCAGCAAGGTGCGCAGCGTGGCGAGCAGCACGTCGGGGTCGACCGGGTGAATCAGATAGGCATCGGCGCCCGCGTCGAGACCGGTGATGATGTCGCCGGTCTGGATCGATGCCGCCGACACGTGGATCACTGGCAGCAGCGCCGTACGCGGGTCGGCACGCAGCAGGCGAACGATATCGAAACCGCTCATGTCCGGCAGGTTAACGTCGAGGATCAACGCATCGAGCGCTTCGCTCTCGATCAGGGCCAGCCCGTCGCTGCCGGTGCCGGCTTCCAGCACCGTGTAACCGTGGCGCTCGAGGCGCCGGCGCAAGGCATAACGGGTAGCAGCGTTGTCATCGACGATCAGCAGGCGGATGTCACGATTCATCGACGTTCTCCAGAGCGATCGCCAGCGGGATGATGACAAAGAACGTCGAGCCGACGCCCGGCGTACTTTCTACGCCGACTTCGCCGCCCAGCAACGCGGCAAATCGCTTGCACAGTGACAGGCCCAGACCGGTGCCGCGCAGGCGTTTCTGCAACGGCGAATCGACTTGAGAGAAATCTTCGAACAGGGTGTCATGCAGCTCCGCCGCGATGCCGATGCCGGTATCGCTGACGGCGAAGCGCACACGGTCTTCGCCTTCCATGCGCGCCGACACCCGCACTTCGCCGCGAGTGGTGAACTTCAGCGAGTTGGAGATGAAGTTGCGCAGAATCTGCCCGAGCTTCTTGTCGTCTGTGTACAGGCGCGGCAGGCCACGCGGTTCTTCGAAAATCAGGTCGACCGCCGAGGCATCGACGATCGGCCGGAACATCCCGCGCAGGGCCGAGAACAGGTCGAACATGTCGAACCAGGCGGGAGAAATGGTGATGCGTCCAGCCTCGATCTTCGCCAGATCAAGCAGGTCATCGACCATGTCGCTCAGTTCGCGGGCAGCGGTGCTGACGAAGGCCACCTGCTTGTGCTGTTCCGGGCTGAGGGGCCCGTCGAGTTCGTCGGCCAGCAAGCTGTTGATGCTCAGAATCGAACCCAGCGGCGTGCGGAACTCGTGGCTCATGTACGACAGGAAACGGCTTTTCAGATCCGAAGCCTGCCGCAGCTCTTCGGCCTGGGTGTCGAGTTCGGCGTACAGCGCCAGCACACCCTGATTGGTTTCATCGAGTTCTTCGCGCAGCGCCGTGGTTTCGCGCTGCAACTGCTCGATCAGCGCGAGCTGTTCGGCGTGGCTCAAATCGGTCGATTCAGCCATGACTGGCCTCCAGCGCGACGACCAGCACCGTAACGTCGTCGCGGCCACGACAAAAGTCGCGGTGCAACACGCTGGCTATCACGGCGGGATGGCGATGCACCAGGCCGGGGTAGTCTTTCAGGTTCCAACGGGACTGTAAGCCGTCGCTGTACATGATCAATAAATGTCCGTTCACGTGAGCATAGTCAAAAGGTTTGGCTTTTCGGTACTGAGCACCGACGATGCCGGGGTGCGAGGCCAGGCCGCGCGATTTTTCCGGGTCGAGCAGGCTGGCGCCGATATTACCGACACCGGCGAACGTCAGGCCATTGCGCTGACTGTCGAACTGGGCGAACGCCACAGCGCCGCCACGGGTGCCGAGCATGTCCTGATGCAGATCTTCCATCAACCTCACCGGATCGGCAAACGGCTCTCGGGCAAACGCCCGGGCCCCGGCCAACGCTGCACGTTCGGCGTCTTCGCCATGACCCAGGCCGTCAATCACCAGCGCACTGATCCGCGAGGCTTCATACGCCAGGTGCCAGACATCGCCGCACGCAGGATCGGCATGCAGCGAATGCTGGCTGACGCCAAAACGGATATCCGCCTGACGATCACCGCGTGGGAAGATCCGCGCCAACAGCACGGCGCCACGGTGGTCAGCGTAGACATCGAACGCGTCGGTCTGCCGAGATACCGCCCCCAGGCCAATGCCTTGCGTGCCGCCGGTGGAAAAGCCATCGGCCAGACACGCGTCGAGATCAAAACCCTGAGCCCGATCTACCGTCTGCATTTCAATGCCAAAGCCGTTGCCCGGCCGCGCCAGTACCCGCAGGTGAAACTCACCGCGTTGGGCATGCTTGAGCACATTGCTGGTCAGTTCCGTCGCAACCAATGCGACACGGCCGGCATCGTTTTCATCGAAACCATGCTGCTCGGCGAGTTTCTGCGCGGTGCGCCGCGCGTGGCCGATCTGGCTGCTGTCCTCGATCGGCAAAACCTGGGTCAATGACCCGGCAATATTCATGTCCATCGGGTGATCGTTATGCGCGTGCCTTTGCCGGGCTCAGTGTCGAGTTCGAACTCATTGACCAGCCGCTTGGCACCGGTCAGGCCAAGGCCCAGGCCACTGCCGGAGGTCCAGCCGTCGGTCATCGCCAGTTTGATGTCGGGGATGCCCGGGCCTTCATCGCGAAACGTCAGACGCAAGCCGACCCGGCCGTTTTCCTCGAGGATCTGCCAGTCCATGTCGCCGCCACCGCCATAGACCATGGTGTTGCGCGCCAGCTCGCTGACGGCGGTCACCAGTTTGGTCAGGTCGATCAGGCGCATGCCGCATTCGGTGGCAAGTTTGCGCGTGGTCTGGCGGGCCAGCACCACGTCCTGTTCAATGAGAATGGGTTGG comes from the Pseudomonas granadensis genome and includes:
- a CDS encoding response regulator, which codes for MNRDIRLLIVDDNAATRYALRRRLERHGYTVLEAGTGSDGLALIESEALDALILDVNLPDMSGFDIVRLLRADPRTALLPVIHVSAASIQTGDIITGLDAGADAYLIHPVDPDVLLATLRTLLRVRDTENALRESEARFREIFANVSAPIAVLDASLEVHECNHAFAQLIVDNRNPLALQECFAEDQSAILDELRMRLVDGERWKGTLNMRVQGEICETQWQISPYRRPELSLVFVEDVTEHRHRERSHLAQLDDTTTQLAKEVAERVRAEAQLLQVQKMDALGKLTGGIAHDFNNLLTGIITSLELIQKRIADERLDKVQFYTEAALNSAMSAASLTHRLLAFARQQPLDTRPVDINEHVRSLEELLVRTIGERITLKLELTNKPAIALVDPVQLESAVLNLVINARDALPSGGNIWVNTYAAYSHGDPNLADGAYVALSVRDDGTGIEHNVIDKVFEPFFTTKPLGQGTGLGLSTIYGFARQSGGDAHIRSVARRGTEVTIMLPGTNDPTGADTPAPLPDATGSGEHVLIVEDMATVRLFVTEVLEDAGYRCTQAVDVESALERLQNDPSIQLLLTDVGLPRMSGRELADVARGWREGLPILFMTGYAETALNRQVFLGTGMDMLVKPFQINELLDKVRRTLDGGLS
- a CDS encoding sensor histidine kinase, giving the protein MAESTDLSHAEQLALIEQLQRETTALREELDETNQGVLALYAELDTQAEELRQASDLKSRFLSYMSHEFRTPLGSILSINSLLADELDGPLSPEQHKQVAFVSTAARELSDMVDDLLDLAKIEAGRITISPAWFDMFDLFSALRGMFRPIVDASAVDLIFEEPRGLPRLYTDDKKLGQILRNFISNSLKFTTRGEVRVSARMEGEDRVRFAVSDTGIGIAAELHDTLFEDFSQVDSPLQKRLRGTGLGLSLCKRFAALLGGEVGVESTPGVGSTFFVIIPLAIALENVDES
- a CDS encoding anti-sigma regulatory factor; this encodes MTVRSSGTQPILIEQDVVLARQTTRKLATECGMRLIDLTKLVTAVSELARNTMVYGGGGDMDWQILEENGRVGLRLTFRDEGPGIPDIKLAMTDGWTSGSGLGLGLTGAKRLVNEFELDTEPGKGTRITITRWT
- a CDS encoding ATP-binding protein gives rise to the protein MNIAGSLTQVLPIEDSSQIGHARRTAQKLAEQHGFDENDAGRVALVATELTSNVLKHAQRGEFHLRVLARPGNGFGIEMQTVDRAQGFDLDACLADGFSTGGTQGIGLGAVSRQTDAFDVYADHRGAVLLARIFPRGDRQADIRFGVSQHSLHADPACGDVWHLAYEASRISALVIDGLGHGEDAERAALAGARAFAREPFADPVRLMEDLHQDMLGTRGGAVAFAQFDSQRNGLTFAGVGNIGASLLDPEKSRGLASHPGIVGAQYRKAKPFDYAHVNGHLLIMYSDGLQSRWNLKDYPGLVHRHPAVIASVLHRDFCRGRDDVTVLVVALEASHG
- a CDS encoding excinuclease ABC subunit UvrA is translated as MTSKRSSKAPAGMVRVRGAREHNLKNVDVDIPRDALVVFTGVSGSGKSSLAFSTLYAEAQRRYFESVAPYARRLIDQVGVPDVDSIEGLPPAVALQQQRGTPSTRSSVGSVTTLSSLIRMLYSRAGSYPPGQPMLYAEDFSPNTPQGACPECHGLGRVYEVTEALMVPDPNLTIRQRAVASWPLAWQGQNLRDILVTMGIDVDIPWKKLPKKQRDWILFTEETPTVPVYAGLTPKETRVALKRKMEPSYQGTFTGARRYILHTFTHSQSALMKKRVSQFMLGSPCPLCEGKRLKREALSVTFAGHDIGALSQMPLLQLAEVLRPVAAADYLEQAEESSDTLSHAQTREARQQRVAHGASGHASAPDVRHTPNLSLEKRIAAQRIAEDLLERVSTLTDLGLGYLALERSTPTLSSGELQRLRLATQLGSQLFGVIYVLDEPSAGLHPADGEALFEALQRLKADGNTLFVVEHDVETMRRADWLIDVGPAAGEKGGQVLYSGPPAGLAEVELSQTRPYLFGEAQRPPRAARKPSAWLKLEGITRNNLNNLSAEFPLGCFTSVTGVSGSGKSSLVSQALLELVGAQLGRPTVEAEPEELSLEDDAPQISGGQVTAGLESIKRLVQVDQRPIGRTPRSNLATYTGLFDNVRKLFAATDAARTEGYDAGQFSFNVAKGRCATCEGEGFVSVELLFMPSVYAPCPTCHGARYNPQTLAIVWQGLSIAQVLQLTVDEAVTVFAEQPAIRRSLEVLRDIGLGYLRLGQPATELSGGEAQRIKLATELQRNQRGATLYVLDEPTTGLHPRDVDRLLEQLDTLVTAGHTVIVVEHEMRVVAQSDWVIDIGPGAGDQGGRIVAAGTPQKVAVSKKSKTAAFLARALIG